The following proteins come from a genomic window of Corallococcus sp. NCRR:
- a CDS encoding WD40 repeat domain-containing protein translates to MLPSSLMLTPDAARQLSLLRTLGEPELSEYTRWQWLGWDASSRYLLSVQKQGGTPLRWWDLHSDTTAPLFAHPVSRCVAAWFLPGSQRLLSVTARGTLQTWSVTDGTLVSSVETGGFVANAFLSPDGTRLLLASAQGRVLLWDLERGWLVWRLEDRAFLYGCALSPDGRFAAVGAAEEQDGAATRGSVRLWDARTGKPVRTRAIDTQRIWNVAFTPSGESLVAANSGGELLFLRLPGLETLRVIQAPASGAMQLEFSPKGSLLAASADTSAFVVIDVREGRKVFAYSDLDDMQGSTANFSPDGRFVCWGMDDGKVGIWGVKPRP, encoded by the coding sequence ATGCTCCCGTCTTCCCTGATGCTAACCCCTGACGCCGCGAGACAGTTGTCCCTCCTGCGGACGCTGGGGGAGCCTGAGCTGTCGGAGTACACACGGTGGCAGTGGCTGGGGTGGGATGCGTCTTCGCGCTACCTGCTGTCCGTCCAGAAGCAGGGTGGGACGCCGTTGCGCTGGTGGGACCTGCACTCGGACACGACGGCTCCGCTCTTCGCGCACCCGGTTTCCCGCTGCGTGGCCGCGTGGTTCCTTCCTGGCTCCCAGCGCCTTCTGTCCGTGACGGCGCGCGGCACCCTCCAGACCTGGTCCGTCACCGACGGCACGCTGGTATCCTCGGTGGAGACCGGCGGGTTCGTCGCCAACGCATTCCTGTCCCCGGACGGGACTCGCCTGCTGCTTGCGTCCGCCCAGGGCCGTGTCCTGCTGTGGGACCTGGAGCGCGGTTGGCTCGTGTGGCGGCTGGAGGACCGCGCGTTCCTCTACGGATGCGCGCTGTCGCCGGATGGCCGGTTCGCGGCCGTGGGCGCCGCCGAGGAACAGGATGGTGCCGCGACTCGTGGCTCTGTTCGCCTCTGGGATGCCAGGACAGGCAAGCCCGTGCGGACCCGTGCGATCGATACCCAGCGGATCTGGAATGTGGCGTTCACGCCGTCCGGAGAGTCGCTGGTCGCCGCGAACTCCGGTGGCGAGCTGTTGTTCCTGCGCCTCCCAGGACTGGAGACCCTTCGGGTCATCCAGGCGCCGGCCTCCGGCGCGATGCAGCTGGAGTTCAGCCCCAAGGGCTCCCTCCTGGCCGCCAGCGCGGACACGAGCGCGTTCGTGGTCATCGACGTCCGCGAAGGGCGCAAGGTCTTCGCCTATTCGGACCTGGATGACATGCAGGGCAGCACCGCGAACTTCTCCCCTGACGGCCGCTTCGTGTGCTGGGGCATGGACGACGGCAAGGTGGGCATCTGGGGTGTGAAGCCCAGACCGTAG
- a CDS encoding M1 family aminopeptidase — protein MLLPWLRRFALPYFILGVTGCESGEPPVGPPDVVRGPLASTVERYDLAFDLTTGEASSRLWLDVEAGARGCVSLPARAEVLDARWGGVAPEGFRVADGRLEVCGVTPVEGPLWLDSRLRVPEATVPYTQVGFSRRSDAQGRPFAYLLGWVESCDLFGPCDTAPGRLAHFTFDITHAPGERVLCPGSLSRRDETHTRCELLETRAPTYSAFMVASHPAWERTRLVDTDAGRVELYEPPGGPLGAAIDAGAVAEFLAWMTARFGPLPYGPELRVASGRTDWLGMEHPANIVLRDDLPGIGGVYANVTLHTLMHEIVHQWAGDRTTLASAQDYPWKEAVAEYLTYVFEDEHRSEEAAVTLAYWDRLARTASYHLRPRDTPAPPFLSFVNDIYGTGTLILLVQLESLLGREQVLAGLQAFLAEPGVRSIEDLRQALEGASGGSLRRYFDTWVDGEGEPDWPYFQVEWRQGEVLTLTVTQRTVTGKVYPCEVELELQGLAPEERRRGTVSYGLEPESVTAGLTVEGLPWKVQQVAVDPRNRLVNRRSPGLVREPAPQRWRL, from the coding sequence GTGCTCCTGCCCTGGCTCAGACGCTTCGCGCTGCCGTACTTCATCCTGGGCGTCACGGGCTGCGAGTCCGGTGAACCGCCAGTGGGACCGCCGGACGTGGTGCGGGGGCCGCTGGCGTCCACCGTGGAGCGCTACGACCTCGCCTTCGACCTCACCACGGGGGAGGCGTCGTCGCGGCTGTGGCTGGACGTGGAGGCGGGCGCGCGGGGCTGCGTGTCGCTCCCGGCTCGCGCGGAGGTGCTGGACGCGCGGTGGGGCGGGGTGGCTCCCGAAGGCTTCCGCGTGGCGGATGGCCGGCTGGAGGTCTGTGGCGTGACGCCGGTGGAGGGGCCCTTGTGGCTCGACAGCCGGCTGCGTGTTCCGGAAGCCACGGTGCCGTACACGCAGGTGGGGTTCTCACGGCGGTCGGATGCACAGGGCCGTCCCTTCGCGTATCTGCTGGGCTGGGTGGAGTCCTGCGACCTCTTCGGTCCGTGTGACACGGCGCCCGGGCGGCTGGCGCACTTCACCTTCGACATCACGCACGCGCCCGGGGAGCGCGTGTTGTGTCCGGGGAGCCTGTCTCGGCGCGATGAAACACATACGCGCTGCGAGCTCCTGGAGACTCGGGCCCCCACGTACTCCGCCTTCATGGTCGCGTCGCATCCCGCGTGGGAGCGGACACGGCTGGTGGACACGGACGCGGGGCGCGTGGAGCTGTATGAGCCGCCCGGGGGACCGCTCGGGGCGGCGATCGACGCGGGCGCGGTGGCGGAGTTCCTGGCGTGGATGACGGCGCGCTTCGGGCCGCTGCCCTATGGCCCGGAGCTGCGCGTGGCCAGCGGGCGCACGGACTGGCTGGGCATGGAGCACCCGGCCAACATCGTGCTGCGCGACGATCTGCCAGGGATTGGCGGGGTCTATGCCAACGTGACGTTGCACACGTTGATGCATGAAATCGTGCACCAGTGGGCCGGAGACCGGACGACGCTGGCGAGCGCACAGGACTATCCGTGGAAGGAGGCGGTGGCGGAGTACCTCACGTATGTCTTCGAGGACGAGCACCGGAGCGAAGAGGCCGCGGTCACGCTGGCGTATTGGGACCGGTTGGCGCGGACGGCGTCCTACCATCTGCGTCCAAGAGACACGCCCGCGCCGCCCTTCCTCTCCTTCGTGAATGACATCTACGGCACGGGCACGCTGATCCTCCTGGTGCAGCTGGAGTCCCTGCTGGGGCGGGAGCAGGTGCTGGCGGGGCTCCAGGCGTTCCTTGCAGAGCCGGGCGTCCGGAGCATCGAGGACCTGCGCCAGGCGCTCGAAGGCGCTTCGGGAGGGAGCCTGCGGCGCTACTTCGACACCTGGGTGGATGGGGAAGGGGAGCCGGACTGGCCGTACTTCCAGGTGGAGTGGCGCCAGGGCGAGGTGCTCACGCTGACCGTGACGCAGCGGACGGTGACCGGGAAGGTGTATCCCTGCGAGGTGGAGTTGGAACTCCAGGGCCTGGCGCCGGAGGAGCGGCGGAGGGGCACGGTCTCCTACGGCCTGGAGCCGGAGTCCGTGACGGCAGGCCTCACGGTGGAGGGGTTGCCGTGGAAGGTCCAGCAGGTCGCGGTGGATCCGCGCAACCGCCTGGTCAATCGCAGGAGCCCGGGGCTGGTCCGGGAGCCCGCGCCCCAGCGCTGGCGGTTGTGA
- a CDS encoding SRPBCC family protein encodes MFKKIAIGVVAALALLAGFIATRPDTFTVTRSATVPGTPDIAFGLVNDFHQWNQWSPWDNLDPNMKRTFDGAESGVGATYGWVGNNDVGEGRMTILEATANASVRIKLEFIKPFEDSSITTFTFNPATDGTAVTWTMAGDHNFMSKAMCLVMDMDQMIGKDFEKGLASMKTAAQAEVTKRAEAEAARKAAEAKAAQEAAAAAPAVAVPTP; translated from the coding sequence ATGTTCAAGAAGATTGCCATTGGCGTCGTCGCCGCGCTCGCGCTGCTCGCCGGTTTCATCGCGACCCGCCCTGATACCTTTACCGTCACGCGCTCCGCCACCGTGCCGGGCACGCCCGACATCGCGTTCGGTCTCGTCAATGACTTCCACCAGTGGAACCAGTGGTCTCCCTGGGACAACCTCGACCCGAACATGAAGCGGACCTTCGACGGCGCGGAGTCGGGCGTTGGTGCCACCTATGGGTGGGTGGGCAACAACGACGTCGGGGAGGGCCGCATGACCATCCTGGAGGCCACTGCCAACGCGTCCGTCCGCATCAAGCTGGAGTTCATCAAGCCCTTCGAGGACAGCAGCATCACCACCTTCACGTTCAATCCCGCCACGGACGGCACCGCCGTCACCTGGACCATGGCCGGCGACCACAACTTCATGAGCAAGGCGATGTGCCTCGTCATGGACATGGACCAGATGATCGGCAAGGACTTCGAGAAGGGCCTCGCCAGTATGAAGACCGCTGCCCAGGCCGAGGTCACGAAGCGCGCGGAGGCCGAAGCCGCCCGCAAGGCTGCCGAGGCCAAGGCCGCCCAGGAAGCCGCCGCCGCTGCCCCCGCCGTCGCCGTGCCGACCCCGTAG
- a CDS encoding putative glycoside hydrolase: MKKPVWGLLLLLSACRPDPGPADYSGQELPDPQNPDGGPQPADMLPGPFPYEAGKARLMVGIFYETGRSQEIILDNVDSNFYLYENTVYVESDPDHVEGKSADRIVQNGKPWMGFGVHWKQTHNFDAWKTLHVSMKSSDAAFANVKIGMTSGTGTAEKGNPLAVTRYGWANDGEWHHLAIPVADFVAAGLKLNDVSSPFTFAAEGGTTGQSLLLDNLYFTAD; encoded by the coding sequence ATGAAGAAGCCTGTGTGGGGCCTGTTGCTGCTGCTCTCCGCCTGCCGCCCGGATCCGGGCCCGGCGGACTACTCGGGACAGGAGCTGCCGGACCCCCAGAACCCTGACGGCGGGCCGCAGCCCGCGGACATGCTGCCGGGGCCGTTCCCCTACGAGGCCGGCAAGGCCCGCCTGATGGTGGGCATCTTCTACGAGACGGGCCGCTCGCAGGAGATCATCCTCGACAACGTCGACTCCAACTTCTACCTCTACGAGAACACCGTCTACGTGGAGTCCGACCCGGACCACGTCGAGGGCAAGTCCGCGGACCGCATCGTCCAGAACGGCAAGCCGTGGATGGGCTTCGGGGTGCACTGGAAGCAGACGCACAACTTCGACGCGTGGAAGACGCTCCACGTGAGCATGAAGTCGTCCGACGCCGCCTTCGCCAACGTGAAGATCGGCATGACCAGTGGCACGGGCACCGCGGAGAAGGGCAACCCGCTCGCCGTCACGAGGTACGGCTGGGCGAACGATGGCGAGTGGCACCACCTGGCCATCCCCGTGGCGGACTTCGTCGCGGCGGGCCTGAAGCTCAACGACGTGTCTTCACCGTTCACCTTCGCGGCGGAAGGCGGAACGACCGGTCAGTCCCTCCTGCTCGACAACCTGTACTTCACCGCGGATTAG
- a CDS encoding discoidin domain-containing protein: protein MSGSLPQLSSRGASPCLREAPRVGWLQAFAAVLTLVSLLGATDALAQTNVALNKVTYTSSAEGPFLGQYAVDGDGGTRWASGFTANEWITVDLGQTRTISRVVLTWEAAYATVYKIQVSSNNTTFTDALTVNTGDGGVDDVSLPSGITGRYVRMQGVTRALPAYGYSLWEFAVYETGGTPPPTNTDLARNRPATASSVEADAAGLQPGFAFDGDVNTRWASAQGVDPQWIRVDLGSSQVVGKVVLDWEGAYAKTYTIDGSNNDSTWTTLNTVTNGAIGRREIPVSGTYRYIRMRGTERGTGYGYSLWSFEVYQDGGTTPPPTQTTNQTIKLNFPELAYAKINVSPAPLSVTPVPEEGNTTPSVRNPPGPFTYQLTFPPNTTVTLSKNQFSPTQPNTDIRLAVVDVNGVQQRAQSVTALAVQGADWNVEIFSTGNGPTDPRDPTIIPDPYVAPAPLPVAGAFRLSSPANNAMITATRRPTLSWATVTGATNYKLYVNLTRNDYDWMAAGNLLDRYTQVASQTGTSFTFTDDLPDRWTYKWYVVATLSGGTTSRSDIGNFSVYLPVVETQADGINLINGIRDLNKNGTIEPYEDWHNPVSVRVNDLLGRMTLREKALQMFYDAKTYPEAGFQMGPLSPTDIPMFQKASAATRLGIPHIDAGDTIHGYKTSWPTQPALAATRDLDTIYEMGDIQRREQLAIGSRGTLSPLAEVNTKVLYPRTQEGNGEDADLAAGITRALIAGLQGGPEVNPSSIWVTTKHWPGQGAGGEAGITYDGTTIHYHMRPWHAAIEAGTSGIMPGYAGSWLLGPEGYGAGDNPGILNYLRNQLKYDGVICSDWLPSGSWVRSATAGSDVMGGATPQAMANFENEVPVARINDSVRRILDLKFRLGIFEDPYKQGPAGTSQWHTADSKAAVRRASQEAMTLLKNDGALPIRLPAGGKLVIAGPRADDMSCMVTWRSDFHGNEFGDPTIYAAVKARAEAAGLTVYKDNAPAGVTPDAAIVVVGESYFTHGTEWDKEKPYLPGDPIGPAHDAKWGDQYGVINSFKSRGIPTTVVVISPRPYVLTNVVPLSNALMLAYRPGDMGGYAVADVLFGDVLPRGKTPWQLPRSMSQIGTDVESNQLEKWDLPFDLGATDAERAAIRQKIAAGQPVPPTYGNPLYQYGAGIQGFGLTDATPPVAFNLLTPSNNLVITGTRPAFTWAASSDPQTGIQRYEVFLDGGSMPVAITKTPSAALDGLKLANGTHTWFVKAFNWANGVTQSATFTFTLNDTTPPAAFAALSPSAGQSVPGTSTRFIWEQTTDVGAGVAEYVLIVDGADRTPSILRSTPVPAGTNLARGKNAYATSVEFGSANDAVDGSLTTRWSSVGTATTGDTESITIDLGAIYSLKRIVLNWEAAYGRRYVLEASLDGSTNWTALKTVDTGDGGIDDWTVAGVGRFVRMRGVQRATAYGYSLWEFEVYGVGTEQTTLNGLSTGSHTWRVRAVDGANNTTLSSGPITFTK, encoded by the coding sequence ATGTCTGGATCCTTGCCGCAATTGTCAAGCAGGGGCGCAAGCCCATGTCTCCGTGAAGCACCGCGTGTCGGGTGGTTACAAGCCTTCGCGGCGGTGCTCACGCTGGTGTCCCTCCTGGGCGCGACCGACGCCCTGGCGCAGACGAACGTCGCGCTGAACAAGGTCACCTACACCTCTTCCGCGGAGGGTCCATTCCTGGGCCAGTACGCGGTGGATGGTGACGGTGGCACCCGCTGGGCCAGTGGCTTCACGGCGAACGAATGGATCACCGTGGACCTGGGCCAGACGCGCACCATCTCGCGCGTGGTGCTCACCTGGGAGGCGGCCTACGCCACGGTCTATAAAATCCAGGTCTCTAGCAACAACACCACCTTCACCGACGCGCTGACGGTGAACACCGGTGACGGCGGGGTGGACGACGTGTCCCTGCCCTCTGGAATCACGGGACGCTACGTCCGCATGCAGGGCGTCACCCGCGCGCTGCCCGCGTATGGCTATTCGCTGTGGGAGTTCGCCGTCTATGAGACGGGCGGCACGCCGCCTCCCACCAACACGGACCTGGCGCGCAACCGTCCGGCCACCGCGTCCAGCGTGGAGGCGGACGCGGCGGGGCTCCAGCCGGGCTTCGCGTTCGACGGTGACGTCAACACGCGCTGGGCCTCCGCGCAGGGCGTGGACCCGCAGTGGATCCGCGTGGACCTGGGGTCGTCCCAGGTGGTGGGCAAGGTGGTGCTGGACTGGGAGGGCGCGTACGCCAAGACGTACACGATTGACGGCTCCAACAACGATAGCACCTGGACGACGCTCAACACGGTGACCAACGGCGCCATCGGCCGCCGCGAGATCCCCGTGTCGGGCACGTACCGTTACATCCGCATGCGCGGCACGGAGCGCGGCACGGGCTATGGCTATTCGCTGTGGTCCTTCGAGGTCTACCAGGACGGGGGCACGACTCCGCCGCCCACGCAGACCACCAACCAGACCATCAAGCTGAACTTCCCGGAGCTGGCGTACGCGAAGATCAACGTGTCGCCCGCGCCGCTGTCGGTGACGCCGGTGCCGGAGGAGGGCAACACCACGCCGTCCGTGCGCAACCCGCCCGGGCCCTTCACCTACCAGCTCACGTTCCCGCCCAACACGACGGTGACGCTGTCGAAGAACCAGTTCTCCCCCACGCAGCCCAACACGGACATCCGCCTGGCGGTGGTGGACGTGAACGGCGTGCAGCAGCGCGCGCAGTCCGTCACGGCGCTGGCGGTGCAGGGCGCGGACTGGAACGTGGAAATCTTCTCCACGGGCAATGGCCCCACGGACCCGCGCGACCCGACCATCATCCCGGACCCGTACGTGGCGCCCGCGCCGCTGCCGGTGGCCGGAGCGTTCCGCCTGTCCTCGCCGGCCAACAACGCGATGATCACCGCGACCCGCCGTCCCACGCTGTCGTGGGCCACGGTGACGGGCGCGACGAACTACAAGCTCTACGTCAACCTCACGCGCAACGACTACGACTGGATGGCGGCGGGCAACCTGCTGGACAGGTACACGCAGGTGGCGTCGCAGACGGGCACGTCCTTCACCTTCACGGACGACCTGCCGGACCGCTGGACGTACAAGTGGTACGTCGTGGCCACGCTGTCGGGCGGCACCACGTCGCGCTCGGACATCGGCAACTTCAGCGTGTACCTGCCGGTGGTGGAGACGCAGGCGGACGGCATCAACCTCATCAACGGCATCCGCGACCTGAACAAGAACGGGACGATTGAGCCGTACGAGGACTGGCACAACCCCGTCTCCGTGCGCGTGAACGACCTGCTGGGCCGCATGACGCTGCGCGAGAAGGCGCTGCAGATGTTCTACGACGCCAAGACGTACCCGGAGGCCGGCTTCCAGATGGGGCCCCTGTCGCCCACGGACATCCCCATGTTCCAGAAAGCGTCCGCGGCCACGCGCCTGGGCATCCCGCACATCGACGCGGGTGACACCATCCACGGCTACAAGACGAGCTGGCCCACGCAGCCCGCGCTGGCGGCCACGCGCGACCTGGACACCATCTACGAGATGGGTGACATCCAGCGCCGCGAGCAGCTGGCCATTGGCAGCCGAGGCACGCTGTCGCCGCTGGCGGAGGTGAACACCAAGGTCCTCTATCCGCGCACGCAGGAAGGCAACGGCGAGGACGCGGACCTGGCGGCGGGCATCACCCGCGCGCTCATCGCGGGCCTCCAGGGCGGTCCGGAGGTGAACCCGTCCTCCATCTGGGTGACGACGAAGCACTGGCCGGGGCAGGGCGCTGGCGGTGAGGCGGGCATCACCTACGACGGCACCACCATCCACTACCACATGCGTCCGTGGCACGCGGCCATCGAGGCGGGCACCAGCGGCATCATGCCGGGCTACGCGGGCAGCTGGCTGTTGGGGCCGGAGGGCTACGGCGCGGGTGACAACCCGGGCATCCTCAACTACCTGCGCAACCAGCTGAAGTACGACGGCGTCATCTGCTCGGACTGGCTGCCGTCGGGGTCGTGGGTGCGCTCCGCCACGGCGGGCTCGGACGTGATGGGCGGCGCCACGCCGCAGGCCATGGCCAACTTCGAGAACGAAGTACCCGTCGCGCGCATCAACGACTCCGTGCGCCGCATCCTGGACCTGAAGTTCCGCCTGGGCATCTTCGAGGACCCGTACAAGCAGGGCCCCGCGGGCACGTCCCAGTGGCACACCGCGGACAGCAAGGCGGCGGTGCGCCGGGCCTCCCAGGAGGCCATGACGCTGCTCAAGAACGATGGCGCGCTGCCCATCCGCCTGCCGGCGGGCGGCAAGCTGGTCATCGCGGGCCCTCGCGCGGACGACATGTCCTGCATGGTGACCTGGCGCTCGGACTTCCACGGCAACGAGTTCGGCGACCCGACCATCTACGCGGCGGTGAAGGCGCGCGCGGAGGCCGCGGGGCTCACGGTCTACAAGGACAACGCCCCCGCGGGCGTGACGCCGGACGCGGCCATCGTGGTGGTGGGCGAGAGCTACTTCACCCACGGCACGGAGTGGGACAAGGAGAAGCCATACCTGCCTGGCGACCCGATTGGCCCGGCCCACGACGCGAAGTGGGGCGACCAGTACGGCGTCATCAACAGCTTCAAGTCGCGGGGCATCCCCACGACGGTGGTGGTCATCAGCCCGCGTCCCTACGTGCTGACGAACGTGGTGCCGCTCTCCAACGCGCTGATGCTGGCGTACCGCCCCGGCGACATGGGCGGCTACGCGGTGGCGGACGTGCTGTTCGGTGACGTGCTGCCGCGCGGCAAGACGCCGTGGCAGCTGCCTCGCTCCATGAGCCAGATTGGCACGGACGTGGAGAGCAACCAGTTGGAGAAGTGGGACCTGCCGTTCGACCTGGGCGCGACGGATGCGGAGCGCGCGGCCATCCGACAGAAGATCGCTGCGGGCCAGCCGGTGCCGCCCACGTACGGCAACCCGCTGTACCAGTACGGCGCGGGCATCCAGGGCTTCGGCCTGACGGACGCGACGCCGCCCGTGGCGTTCAACCTGCTGACGCCGTCGAACAACCTGGTGATCACCGGCACGCGCCCGGCGTTCACCTGGGCGGCGAGCAGCGACCCGCAGACGGGCATCCAGCGCTACGAGGTGTTCCTGGATGGTGGCTCAATGCCGGTGGCCATCACGAAGACGCCGTCGGCGGCGCTGGACGGGCTGAAGCTGGCGAACGGGACGCACACCTGGTTCGTGAAGGCGTTCAACTGGGCGAACGGCGTCACGCAGTCCGCGACGTTCACCTTCACGCTGAACGACACGACGCCGCCCGCGGCCTTCGCGGCGCTGTCGCCGTCGGCCGGGCAGTCGGTGCCGGGCACGTCCACGCGCTTCATCTGGGAGCAGACGACGGACGTGGGCGCGGGCGTGGCGGAGTACGTCCTCATCGTGGACGGTGCGGACCGCACCCCCTCCATCCTGCGCAGCACGCCGGTGCCGGCGGGCACGAACCTGGCGCGGGGGAAGAATGCCTACGCCACGTCCGTGGAGTTCGGCAGCGCGAACGACGCGGTGGATGGAAGCCTCACGACGCGCTGGTCCAGCGTGGGCACGGCGACCACGGGTGACACGGAGTCCATCACCATCGACCTGGGGGCCATCTACTCGCTCAAGCGCATCGTGCTGAACTGGGAGGCCGCGTACGGCCGCCGCTACGTGCTGGAGGCGTCGCTGGACGGCTCCACCAACTGGACGGCGCTGAAGACGGTGGACACCGGCGACGGAGGCATCGACGACTGGACGGTGGCCGGCGTGGGCCGCTTCGTGCGCATGCGCGGTGTGCAGCGCGCGACGGCGTACGGCTACTCGCTGTGGGAGTTCGAGGTCTACGGCGTGGGCACGGAGCAGACGACGCTGAACGGTCTGTCCACGGGCTCGCACACGTGGCGCGTGCGCGCGGTGGATGGCGCGAACAACACCACGCTGTCCTCGGGGCCCATCACCTTCACGAAGTAA